Proteins encoded within one genomic window of Vairimorpha necatrix chromosome 3, complete sequence:
- a CDS encoding alpha/beta hydrolase, with product MHRFLLFKSKDPVDIPVYDNYDGIDIFLKDANSDRDIIFCHGSKLSGKVYNILLNDMSRHTKCNVISFNLKGMLNSRGISSEKGIRKEVDSFISCYLQKRNKKVIVFGQSLGCCLAIQIGRKLGINKVILENPFINYKSLIKSLYKYDFVSYFVVDKWCNNKISELKSALFLISDNDTLIKNEDGKHLQSLTNNSKIAFLNGSNHFNANRNRHFYQHIINYINN from the coding sequence atgcacagatttttactttttaaatcAAAGGATCCCGTAGATATACCCGTTTATGATAATTATGATGGAAtcgatatttttttaaaagatgcTAATTCTGACAgagatattatattttgtcATGGGTCTAAATTATCAGGAAaagtttataatattcttttaaaCGATATGTCTAGACACACTAAATGTAATGTCATcagttttaatttaaaaggtATGTTGAATTCCAGAGGTATATCCTCGGAAAAGGGAATAAGGAAAGAAGTTGatagttttatttcttgttatttacaaaaaagaaataaaaaagtaatcGTGTTTGGTCAATCTCTAGGATGTTGTTTGGCAATTCAAATTGGCCGTAAGTTAGGCATCAATAAGGTCATTTTAGAAAAtccatttataaattataaatctttaattaagtcgttatataaatatgacTTTGTTTCTTATTTTGTAGTAGATAAATGGTgcaataataaaatctcCGAATTAAAGAGTGCACTTTTTCTAATTAGTGATAATGATactttaattaaaaacgaGGATGGTAAACATTTGCAAAGTTTAACAAACAATAGTAAAATCGCTTTTTTAAATGGAAGTAACCATTTCAACGCCAATAGAAATAGACATTTTTATCAACATATCATAAATTacattaataattaa
- a CDS encoding homeobox domain-containing protein 2, protein MKNIIRKEKKVQAALGLCLLKNGTEGLSINRNKKSKIQCRTLKEVFKLTAYPSSQTKIDLSIMLNLKLKTINVWFQNERQSEKIAVLDEERHSKRIVKVELNPLILYKLYCKAKVVPD, encoded by the coding sequence ATGAAAAACATTATCaggaaagaaaaaaaagttcAGGCAGCTTTGGGATTgtgtttattaaaaaatggaaCAGAAGGATTAAGCATTAATAGAAATaagaaatcaaaaatacAATGTCGTACATTAAAAGAAGTGTTCAAACTAACAGCGTATCCTTCTTCTCAGACCAAAATAGATTTAAGTATAATGTTAAATCTAAAacttaaaacaataaatgtCTGGTTTCAAAATGAGAGACAAAGTGAAAAAATAGCAGTACTGGATGAAGAAAGACATAGTAAAAGAATCGTCAAAGTAGAACTTAACCCTTTGATTCTTTATAAGTTATACTGTAAAGCGAAAGTTGTGCCggattaa